One window of Neisseria subflava genomic DNA carries:
- the trkA gene encoding Trk system potassium transporter TrkA, translated as MKILILGSGQVGSTVAQNLASVPSNDVTIIDIDEKALNRISSRLDVQTIVGNGASPFTLEQAGAADSDLLLALTRSDETNIVASKIAADLFNIPSRIARVRSSEYLEYPVAGSDNPEEGSLNIFGITETISPEQLVTEQLVGLLNYTSSLQVLSFANDKVRMVIVQARKGGLLIGREIADINQHLLEGVDCQICAIYRNNRLIVPTPQTVIIEGDEVLFAADINSVEAIMRELRPKEARTRRIMIAGGGNIGYRLAKQLESKYDIKIIEYKPHRAEWLAENLDNTLVLQGSATDETLLDEEYIDEIDVFCALTNDDENNIMSSLLAKNLGAKRVITIVNRSSYVDLLEGNKIDIVVSPHLITIGSILAHIRRGDIVAVHPLRRGTAEAIEVVVHGDKNTSAIVGRRISGIKWPSDCYIAAIVRGATGEVIMGHHTETILQDGDHIIFFVSRRRVLPELEKLIQVKMGFFG; from the coding sequence GTGAAAATACTCATTCTCGGCAGCGGCCAAGTCGGCTCGACCGTCGCCCAAAACCTCGCCTCTGTTCCCAGCAACGACGTTACCATCATCGACATCGACGAAAAAGCGCTCAACCGCATCAGCAGTCGCCTCGATGTCCAAACCATCGTCGGCAACGGCGCATCGCCCTTTACCCTCGAACAGGCAGGCGCGGCAGACTCCGACCTCCTGCTTGCCCTGACACGCAGCGACGAAACCAACATTGTCGCCTCCAAAATCGCCGCCGACCTATTCAACATCCCCAGCCGCATCGCACGCGTGCGCTCAAGCGAATACCTCGAATATCCGGTTGCCGGCAGCGACAACCCCGAAGAAGGCAGCCTCAACATCTTCGGCATTACCGAAACCATCAGCCCCGAACAACTGGTTACCGAACAACTTGTCGGCCTGCTCAACTACACCAGCTCATTGCAGGTACTCAGTTTTGCCAACGATAAAGTGCGCATGGTGATTGTTCAGGCGCGCAAAGGCGGTTTGCTGATCGGCCGTGAAATTGCCGACATCAACCAACACCTGCTCGAAGGCGTGGACTGCCAAATCTGCGCCATCTACCGCAACAACCGCCTGATCGTCCCTACGCCGCAAACCGTCATCATCGAAGGCGATGAAGTCCTGTTTGCCGCCGACATCAACAGCGTGGAAGCCATCATGCGCGAACTGCGCCCCAAAGAAGCGCGTACCCGCCGCATCATGATTGCCGGCGGCGGCAACATCGGCTACCGCCTCGCTAAGCAGCTCGAATCCAAATACGACATCAAAATCATCGAATACAAACCCCACCGCGCCGAATGGCTGGCCGAGAATCTGGACAACACCCTCGTCCTGCAAGGTTCCGCCACCGACGAAACCCTGCTGGACGAAGAATACATCGACGAAATCGACGTCTTCTGCGCGCTGACCAACGATGACGAAAACAACATCATGTCCAGTCTGTTGGCGAAAAACCTTGGTGCCAAACGCGTAATCACCATCGTCAACCGCTCAAGCTACGTCGATTTGCTCGAAGGCAACAAAATCGATATTGTTGTTTCCCCCCATCTGATTACCATCGGCTCCATCCTCGCCCACATCCGCCGAGGCGACATCGTTGCCGTCCACCCTCTGCGCCGCGGCACGGCCGAAGCCATCGAAGTGGTGGTACATGGCGACAAAAACACTTCCGCCATCGTCGGCCGCCGCATCAGCGGCATCAAATGGCCGAGCGACTGCTACATCGCCGCCATCGTCCGCGGCGCAACCGGCGAGGTCATCATGGGACACCACACCGAAACCATCCTCCAAGACGGCGACCACATTATCTTCTTCGTCTCACGCCGCCGCGTCCTGCCAGAGTTGGAAAAACTCATTCAAGTCAAAATGGGCTTTTTCGGTTAA